Proteins from one Sarcophilus harrisii chromosome 2, mSarHar1.11, whole genome shotgun sequence genomic window:
- the MSGN1 gene encoding mesogenin-1, with protein MDKLPEPLLGLEQGLACPGPAFLAAWDWKEPPGPFELGRAGSPQSLSPAPSFASSASPAHPGAAELACGPGPGGGPCAMLAFPPSYLQSPGPGKAAKGPKVRMSAQRRRKASEREKLRMRALADALHTLRNYLPPVYSQRGQPLTKIQTLKYTIKYIGELTELLNGAQRS; from the coding sequence ATGGACAAGCTCCCGGAGCCGCTGCTGGGCCTGGAGCAGGGCCTGGCCTGCCCCGGCCCGGCCTTTCTGGCCGCCTGGGACTGGAAGGAGCCGCCGGGCCCCTTCGAGCTGGGCCGGGCCGGCTCCCCGCAGAGCCTGTCCCCCGCGCCCTCCTTCGCCTCGTCGGCGTCGCCCGCGCACCCCGGGGCGGCCGAGCTGGCCTGCGGCCCCGGCCCGGGCGGGGGCCCCTGCGCCATGCTGGCCTTCCCCCCCTCCTACCTGCAGAGCCCGGGCCCCGGCAAGGCCGCCAAGGGGCCCAAGGTCAGGATGTCGGCCCAGCGGCGGCGCAAGGCCAGCGAGCGCGAGAAGCTGCGCATGAGGGCCCTGGCCGACGCGCTGCACACGCTGCGCAACTACCTGCCCCCGGTCTACAGCCAGCGGGGGCAGCCGCTCACCAAGATCCAGACCCTGAAGTACACCATCAAGTACATCGGGGAGCTCACGGAGCTGCTGAACGGGGCCCAGCGGAGCTAG